In Campylobacter concisus, a single window of DNA contains:
- a CDS encoding TerB family tellurite resistance protein: MSGVLFLLILGGAIFFFMSVQIGNNRKKQANVDEAKFLVSLLAKVAKSDGRVSELEARLITQVLDDLSQKVSGVSGVREYLKEVYKSQKENVDNAHETARNYKHAFNLNYDTCVARLTFFLNLAYIDGEFNKSEQDVIRNIAYGFGIDKETLDEIILKFDNFYSSRFKTNSNASIVKNDPFEVLGLSKSANFDEIKLRYKELVRQYHPDILMGRGESKEVIESSTKKLQEINEAYGRLKEKFGA, encoded by the coding sequence ATGTCTGGAGTTTTGTTTTTACTGATATTAGGCGGTGCGATATTTTTCTTTATGAGCGTGCAAATAGGCAACAACCGCAAGAAACAAGCAAATGTAGATGAGGCTAAATTTCTAGTCTCACTGCTTGCAAAAGTCGCTAAAAGTGACGGCAGGGTTAGCGAGCTAGAGGCTAGGCTGATCACTCAAGTGCTAGATGATCTAAGCCAGAAAGTTAGCGGCGTTAGTGGCGTGCGTGAGTATCTAAAAGAGGTCTATAAGAGCCAAAAAGAAAATGTAGATAATGCCCATGAAACCGCCAGAAACTACAAGCACGCGTTTAATCTAAACTACGATACCTGCGTAGCTAGGCTCACTTTTTTTCTAAATTTAGCCTATATAGATGGAGAATTTAACAAAAGCGAGCAAGATGTTATAAGAAACATTGCTTATGGATTTGGCATAGATAAAGAGACGCTTGATGAGATTATCTTAAAATTTGATAATTTTTATAGTTCAAGATTTAAGACAAATTCCAATGCCAGCATAGTAAAAAATGATCCATTTGAGGTTTTAGGACTTAGCAAGAGTGCAAATTTTGATGAGATAAAGCTTCGATATAAAGAGCTTGTTAGGCAGTATCATCCTGATATTTTGATGGGTAGGGGAGAGAGTAAAGAGGTTATAGAGAGTTCAACCAAAAAGCTTCAAGAGATAAATGAGGCTTATGGGCGTTTGAAAGAGAAATTTGGAGCTTAG
- a CDS encoding SDH family Clp fold serine proteinase produces MALKKGKVTEAENEQKEAEQVEKRGVAKPPVLFSKTQNLIKSIEKRLNATLITYYNSNAGSVCGNDASAMYEILKGKKIDTAYLFIKSDGGSGIAALRIITTLRNYCKNLIALIPANCASAATMMALGANEIVMGPLAYLTPVDTSLKHELSPTNKGNELVSVSMDELSRVVKLWKEQDKDRPNDTNPYNSLYEYIHPLVFGAVDRASSLSLKICTELLRYHIDDDKKIAEISERLNGDYPAHEYPILFREAHEIGLHVKKMDDDLNEMLQELTLLYSEMGQRAFTDYDENSYHDNNIANIIETNGKQIYYQIDKDWFYRPEERRWNVMNDESSWRKNELVNGKIKNTIYHLW; encoded by the coding sequence ATGGCTTTGAAAAAGGGCAAGGTCACTGAGGCTGAAAATGAGCAAAAGGAAGCAGAACAAGTTGAAAAACGAGGCGTAGCAAAGCCGCCAGTACTTTTTAGTAAGACACAAAATTTAATAAAATCAATCGAAAAAAGACTAAACGCTACCTTGATAACTTACTATAATTCAAACGCTGGTAGTGTTTGCGGCAATGATGCAAGTGCTATGTATGAAATTTTAAAGGGTAAAAAGATAGATACTGCTTATCTTTTTATAAAAAGCGACGGCGGAAGCGGTATCGCCGCTCTTAGGATTATCACTACACTTAGAAATTACTGCAAAAATTTAATAGCTCTAATACCTGCAAACTGCGCCTCAGCTGCTACCATGATGGCACTTGGCGCAAATGAGATCGTCATGGGCCCACTTGCCTATCTAACGCCTGTTGATACCTCACTAAAACACGAGCTTAGCCCGACAAATAAAGGCAATGAGCTTGTGAGCGTTTCGATGGACGAACTTAGTCGTGTTGTTAAGCTTTGGAAAGAGCAAGACAAAGATAGGCCAAACGATACAAACCCTTATAATTCGCTTTATGAGTATATTCATCCGCTAGTCTTTGGTGCGGTTGATCGTGCTAGCTCGCTATCGCTTAAGATTTGCACCGAGCTTCTTAGGTACCACATCGATGATGATAAAAAGATCGCAGAAATTTCTGAAAGGCTAAATGGCGACTACCCAGCTCACGAATATCCGATCCTCTTTAGAGAGGCGCACGAGATCGGTCTTCATGTAAAAAAGATGGATGATGATCTAAATGAAATGCTTCAAGAGTTAACGCTGCTTTACTCTGAGATGGGACAGCGAGCTTTTACTGACTATGATGAAAATAGCTACCACGATAACAATATCGCAAACATCATCGAGACAAACGGCAAACAAATTTACTATCAGATCGATAAAGACTGGTTTTATCGCCCTGAGGAGCGCCGCTGGAACGTGATGAACGACGAGAGCTCATGGCGCAAAAACGAGCTAGTAAATGGCAAGATAAAAAATACGATCTATCACTTGTGGTAA